The following proteins are encoded in a genomic region of Rhinolophus ferrumequinum isolate MPI-CBG mRhiFer1 chromosome 17, mRhiFer1_v1.p, whole genome shotgun sequence:
- the NICN1 gene encoding nicolin-1 isoform X1: MSRVLVPCHVKGTVALQVGDVRTSQGRPGVLVIDVTFPSVAPFELQEITFKNYYTAFLSIRVRQYTSMHTPVKWVTCLRDYCLMPDPHSEEGAQEYVSLFKHQMLCDMSRVLELRLILRQPSPLWLSFTVEELQIYQQGPKSPSMTFPKWLSHPVPCEQPAPHLEGLPNPSSVSSEVQQMWALTEMVRASHTSTKIGRFDVDGCYDLNLLSYT, translated from the exons ATGTCCCGCGTGTTGGTGCCCTGCCATGTGAAAGGCACCGTGGCCCTGCAAGTGGGCGATGTGCGGACCTCCCAAGGCCGGCCTGGCGTGCTGGTTATCGATGTCACCTTCCCCAGCGTCGCGCCCTTCGAG TTGCAGGAGATCACGTTTAAGAATTACTACACAGCCTTTCTGAGCATCCGTGTTCGCCAGTATACCTCGATGCACACACCAGTCAAGTGGGTGACCTGCCTGCGGGACTACTGCCTGATGCCTGACCCACACAGTGAGGAGGGAGCCCAGGAGTATGTATCGCTGTTCAAGCACCAG aTGCTGTGTGACATGTCCAGAGTACTGGAGCTGCGCCTGATTCTGCGACAGCCATCACCACTGTGGTTGTCTTTCACAGTGGAGGAGCTACAGATCTACCAGCAGGGACCGAAG AGTCCTTCCATGACCTTTCCCAAGTGGCTGTCCCACCCAGTGCCTTGTGAGCAGCCCGCTCCCCACCTTGAG GGTCTCCCAAACCCCAGCAGCGTATCCTCTGAGGTGCAGCAGATGTGGGCACTGACGGAGATGGTCCGGGCCAGTCACACCTCCACAAAGATCGGCCGCTTTGAT GTGGATGGCTGTTATGACCTGAACTTGCTCTCCTACACTTGA
- the NICN1 gene encoding nicolin-1 isoform X2 codes for MYFSETSLGDSEERPVLQEITFKNYYTAFLSIRVRQYTSMHTPVKWVTCLRDYCLMPDPHSEEGAQEYVSLFKHQMLCDMSRVLELRLILRQPSPLWLSFTVEELQIYQQGPKSPSMTFPKWLSHPVPCEQPAPHLEGLPNPSSVSSEVQQMWALTEMVRASHTSTKIGRFDVDGCYDLNLLSYT; via the exons ATGTATTTTTCAGAAACTTCCTTAGGTGATTCTGAGGAGCGTCCAGTG TTGCAGGAGATCACGTTTAAGAATTACTACACAGCCTTTCTGAGCATCCGTGTTCGCCAGTATACCTCGATGCACACACCAGTCAAGTGGGTGACCTGCCTGCGGGACTACTGCCTGATGCCTGACCCACACAGTGAGGAGGGAGCCCAGGAGTATGTATCGCTGTTCAAGCACCAG aTGCTGTGTGACATGTCCAGAGTACTGGAGCTGCGCCTGATTCTGCGACAGCCATCACCACTGTGGTTGTCTTTCACAGTGGAGGAGCTACAGATCTACCAGCAGGGACCGAAG AGTCCTTCCATGACCTTTCCCAAGTGGCTGTCCCACCCAGTGCCTTGTGAGCAGCCCGCTCCCCACCTTGAG GGTCTCCCAAACCCCAGCAGCGTATCCTCTGAGGTGCAGCAGATGTGGGCACTGACGGAGATGGTCCGGGCCAGTCACACCTCCACAAAGATCGGCCGCTTTGAT GTGGATGGCTGTTATGACCTGAACTTGCTCTCCTACACTTGA
- the AMT gene encoding aminomethyltransferase, mitochondrial yields the protein MPGAVSLQPGPIALCALKPRLLLGLPAPILIPFVGDLTKPARTTSPSVPDRVVASVRRLHWSPVTMQRVVSMVARLGLRGQPLPSVPGRPLSGSQDVLRRTPLYDFHLAHGGKMVAFAGWSLPVQYQDSHVDSHLRTRRHCSLFDVSHMLQTKIHGCDRVKLMESLVVGDIAELRPNQGTLSLFTNEAGGILDDLIVTNTSEGHLYVVSNAGCWDKDLALMQDKVRELQNMGSDVGLEVVDNALLALQGPTAAQVLQDGVADDLRKLPFMTSAVMEVFGVSGCRVTRCGYTGEDGVEISVPAAEAVRLAKALLENPEVKLAGLAARDSLRLEAGLCLYGNDIDEHTTPVEGSLSWTLGKRRRAAMDFPGAAVIIPQLKGKVQRRRVGLMCEGAPMRAHSPILSTEGTVIGTVTSGCPSPCLKKNVAMGYVPSEYSRPGTRLLVEVRRKQQTAVVSKMPFVPTNYYTLK from the exons ATGCCTGGGGCTGTTTCCCTGCAGCCAGGACCCATTGCACTGTGTGCTCTAAAGCCCCGCCTGCTCTTGGGGTTGCCCGCCCCTATTCTGATCCCCTTTGTGGGAGACTTGACTAAGCCGGCCCGGACTACATCTCCCAGCGTGCCTGACAGAGTGGTGGCCTCTGTGCGTCGGCTGCACTGGTCGCCGGTAACAATGCAGCGAGTAGTGAGCATGGTGGCCCGCCTGGGCTTGCGTGGGCAGCCTCTCCCCTCGGTCCCGGGCCGTCCGCTCAGTGGCTCACAG GATGTGCTCCGCAGGACACCCCTCTATGACTTTCACCTGGCCCATGGCGGGAAGATGGTAGCATTCGCAGGCTGGAGTCTGCCAGTGCAGTACCAGGACAGCCACGTTGACTCACACCTACGTACACGCAGGCACTGCTCGCTCTTTGATGTGTCCCACATGCTACAG ACCAAGATACACGGTTGTGACCGGGTGAAGCTGATGGAAAGTCTAGTGGTTGGAGATATTGCAGAGCTAAGGCCAAACCAG GGGACCCTGTCGCTGTTTACCAATGAAGCTGGAGGCATCTTAGATGACTTGATTGTGACCAACACCTCTGAAGGGCACCTGTACGTGGTGTCCAATGCTGGCTGCTGGGACAAGGACTTGGCTCTCATGCAG GACAAAGTCAGGGAGCTTCAGAACATGGGCAGTGATGTGGGCCTGGAGGTGGTAGATAATGCCCTGCTAGCCCTGCAAG GCCCCACTGCGGCCCAGGTGCTACAGGATGGCGTGGCAGATGACCTGAGGAAACTGCCCTTCATGACCAGTGCTGTGATGGAGGTGTTTGGTGTGTCCGGCTGCCGCGTGACCCGCTGTGGCTACACAGGAGAGGACGGTGTGGAG ATCTCGGTGCCAGCAGCTGAGGCAGTCCGCCTGGCAAAAGCTCTGCTGGAAAACCCAGAGGTGAAGCTGGCAGGGCTGGCGGCCCGGGACAGCCTGCGCCTGGAGGCAGGCCTCTGCTTGTATGGGAATGACATCGACGAACACACCACACCTGTGGAAGGCAGCCTCAGCTGGACATTGG GGAAGCGCCGCCGAGCTGCCATGGACTTTCCTGGAGCTGCAGTCATCATCCCCCAGCTGAAGGGCAAGGTGCAGCGGAGGCGTGTGGGGTTAATGTGTGAGGGAGCTCCTATGCGGGCACACAGCCCCATCCTGAGTACAGAGGGCACCGTGATTG GTACTGTGACCAGTGGCTGCCCCTCACCCTGCCTGAAGAAGAATGTGGCGATGGGTTATGTGCCTTCTGAGTACAGTCGGCCCGGTACCCGGTTGCTGGTAGAAGTACGGCGGAAACAGCAAACAGCTGTGGTTAGCAAGATGCCCTTTGTGCCCACAAACTACTACACTCTCAAGTGA
- the TCTA gene encoding T-cell leukemia translocation-altered gene protein, whose protein sequence is MADTWSGQSLQALPATVLGVLGALGSEFLREWEAQDMRVTLFKLLLLWLVLSLLGIQLAWGFYGSTVTGLYHRPGLGGQNGSTPDGSTHFPSWETAANEPLKTHRE, encoded by the exons ATGGCGGATACTTGGTCCGGGCAGTCCTTGCAAGCTCTGCCGGCCACGGTGCTAGGCGTCCTGGGCGCCCTGGGCAGCGAGTTCCTGCGGGAGTGGGAGGCGCAGGACATGCGCGTGACCCTCTTCAAGCTTCTGCTGCTGTGGTTGGTGTTAAGTCTCCTGGGCATCCAGCTGGCGTGGGGGTTCTACGGGAGTACGGTGACCGGGCTATATCACCGCCCAG GTCTGGGCGGCCAGAACGGATCCACACCTGATGGCTCCACGCATTTCCCTTCGTG GGAAACAGCAGCAAACGAACCTCTCAAAACCCACAGAGAATAA